In Bacillus sp. SM2101, the following proteins share a genomic window:
- a CDS encoding 4-oxalocrotonate tautomerase family protein, producing MPYINLQITKGASREQKEQIVKDFTETLGRVLGKKPEHTHIVIQEIEDENWGFAGVLTDEYRKNTSQ from the coding sequence ATGCCTTATATTAATCTTCAAATAACAAAAGGTGCAAGTCGAGAACAAAAAGAGCAAATCGTTAAAGATTTTACAGAAACTCTCGGTCGTGTATTAGGAAAAAAGCCCGAGCACACTCATATTGTTATACAAGAAATTGAAGATGAAAACTGGGGATTTGCTGGTGTTTTAACGGACGAATATCGCAAAAACACTTCACAGTAA
- a CDS encoding PadR family transcriptional regulator: MNRISLIKGHLEMCVLSILSKKKSYGYEIMKELEQHNLKLKGVGSIYPILTKLKDQEWVDTYREMTDSGKVRVYYEINDQGELYLQKKIDEWLELQSDIKSLLNSGLKGEDFE, from the coding sequence ATGAATAGAATAAGTTTAATAAAAGGTCATTTAGAAATGTGTGTACTGTCGATTTTGTCAAAGAAAAAAAGCTATGGGTATGAAATTATGAAGGAGTTAGAACAACACAATTTAAAATTGAAAGGAGTAGGCAGTATTTACCCAATATTGACGAAGTTAAAAGATCAAGAATGGGTAGATACTTATCGTGAAATGACAGATAGTGGTAAAGTTCGTGTGTATTATGAAATTAACGATCAAGGAGAATTGTATCTTCAAAAGAAGATTGATGAATGGTTAGAGTTACAGAGTGATATTAAATCTTTACTAAATAGTGGATTAAAGGGAGAGGATTTTGAATGA
- a CDS encoding serine hydrolase domain-containing protein, whose translation MNVRKSIGKVILVSLLLHLFFFNQQEPRAFAEEDLKNTIEKYVESYLEEQRIPGASIAIVKDKELFFSQGWGVTGESEEEVTTQTPFTVGSISKSLTGLAVMKLIEEGTVQLDDPIQMYLPWFSLKDKEAASKITIVQLLTQTSGISTYSGLLLSDQGSQDFNTIKNNVESLSDTKLTATPGEKHQYSNANYLILGALIEEVTNQTYSEYMEEQVFSPLGMNNAAADNDTAYERGYLAGYQSWFGIPRKSSVTYDNGGAPYGYITASADDMVQIIHFLSQQDGNSLLNEKYMNLYLTPHVQTGDNRFYGLGVRISNPYSEDKIVWHSGSTPDSHSEVFYLPDSKWGGVILTNKNHALEEVALVNLKQGMINILHGDDPVEISKFTPILQLIILGIVVLLIMLFVYRLITVKSVKVRRRKRWSIIGMLLLVLAFAIKPVFSYSVGSPWHSIKVFGPDVAFLTNLMMILLALNGILSIYISLKYKRSKEHVIAA comes from the coding sequence ATGAACGTAAGAAAAAGTATAGGTAAAGTTATACTGGTATCCTTATTACTTCATCTGTTTTTCTTCAATCAACAAGAACCTCGAGCTTTCGCAGAAGAAGACTTGAAGAATACGATCGAAAAATATGTAGAGTCTTACTTAGAGGAGCAACGAATACCAGGTGCTTCAATTGCAATTGTTAAAGATAAAGAACTATTTTTTTCGCAAGGCTGGGGGGTGACTGGAGAATCTGAGGAAGAGGTTACGACTCAAACTCCTTTTACTGTTGGATCAATTAGTAAATCCTTAACGGGCTTAGCGGTTATGAAATTAATTGAAGAAGGTACCGTTCAACTAGACGATCCTATTCAAATGTATCTTCCTTGGTTTTCCCTTAAAGATAAAGAAGCAGCATCTAAAATAACGATCGTGCAATTACTTACTCAAACGAGTGGTATAAGTACATACTCTGGCTTATTATTATCAGACCAAGGTTCTCAAGATTTCAATACGATTAAGAACAATGTGGAAAGTCTCTCAGACACTAAGTTAACAGCTACACCAGGAGAAAAACATCAATATAGTAATGCTAACTACCTAATTCTTGGTGCCCTAATAGAGGAAGTAACGAATCAAACATATAGTGAGTATATGGAAGAGCAAGTATTTTCGCCGTTAGGTATGAATAATGCTGCAGCAGATAATGATACAGCATATGAAAGAGGGTATTTAGCTGGGTACCAGTCTTGGTTTGGAATTCCACGAAAAAGTTCAGTAACATATGATAATGGTGGAGCACCCTATGGGTACATCACGGCTAGTGCAGATGATATGGTTCAAATCATACATTTTCTCAGTCAACAAGATGGAAATTCATTGCTAAATGAAAAATATATGAACCTTTATTTAACTCCTCATGTTCAAACAGGTGATAATCGATTCTATGGTTTAGGTGTTAGAATTTCAAACCCATATTCTGAGGATAAAATAGTATGGCATTCAGGTTCTACGCCTGATTCGCACTCTGAAGTATTTTATCTTCCTGACTCAAAGTGGGGTGGTGTCATTCTCACTAATAAAAATCATGCTTTAGAAGAAGTGGCACTTGTAAACCTAAAACAAGGAATGATAAACATTTTACATGGTGATGATCCAGTTGAGATATCGAAGTTCACTCCTATCTTGCAGTTGATTATATTAGGAATAGTTGTTCTATTAATTATGTTGTTTGTTTACCGATTAATTACCGTTAAATCAGTAAAAGTTCGACGAAGAAAAAGGTGGAGCATCATTGGTATGTTGCTATTAGTATTAGCATTTGCCATCAAGCCGGTATTTAGTTATAGTGTTGGATCACCTTGGCATTCAATTAAAGTATTCGGTCCGGACGTTGCGTTCCTTACTAATTTAATGATGATTCTTCTAGCATTGAACGGCATATTATCAATCTACATTTCTTTAAAATATAAAAGGTCGAAGGAACATGTAATAGCAGCATAG
- a CDS encoding alpha/beta fold hydrolase has protein sequence MKKTLTGGVLLIMSLLIIACSNQSEEQLKNGTIEKNTLSIPVENGTLTAVFDIPEGTDSLPIAIIIAGSGPTDKDGNTVGANGKNNSLKMLSDTLNERGIATLRYDKRGVGDNTGLVNKEEDLTIESYVNDVVAIVHYIQKDSRFASVNIVGHSEGSLIGMIAAQEAAVDKFISLAGVGQSADKLLLEQLDGQLPPKLMDETKNILNQLKQGKQVTDVSQELNVLFRPSVQPYLISWFTFNPVDIISSLNIPLLIVNGTNDIQVTEKEAHLLKEANPQAELFIIEGMNHILKQAPADRTGNLATYTNANLPLDEELSTKLVQFILK, from the coding sequence ATGAAGAAAACACTGACTGGAGGGGTTTTGTTAATCATGTCCTTATTAATTATAGCCTGTTCCAATCAATCTGAAGAACAGCTAAAAAACGGGACAATAGAGAAAAACACACTTTCAATTCCAGTTGAAAATGGTACTTTAACAGCTGTTTTCGACATACCAGAGGGAACGGATTCTCTACCTATTGCTATTATTATTGCGGGCTCTGGTCCTACAGACAAAGATGGGAATACAGTCGGGGCAAACGGTAAGAACAATAGCCTAAAAATGCTCTCTGATACCTTGAATGAGCGTGGTATTGCAACTCTGCGCTATGACAAACGAGGTGTAGGAGATAATACAGGCCTCGTTAACAAGGAAGAAGACTTAACAATCGAATCATACGTAAATGATGTTGTAGCAATTGTTCATTATATACAAAAAGATAGCCGATTTGCTTCAGTAAATATCGTTGGACATAGTGAAGGTTCATTAATTGGAATGATAGCTGCACAGGAAGCAGCGGTTGATAAATTTATTTCTTTAGCTGGTGTAGGGCAGTCGGCCGATAAGCTCTTGCTCGAACAACTTGATGGACAATTACCGCCAAAATTAATGGACGAAACGAAAAATATTCTGAATCAACTTAAGCAAGGAAAACAAGTAACAGATGTTTCTCAAGAATTAAATGTTTTATTTAGGCCTTCTGTGCAACCTTATTTAATTTCTTGGTTTACATTTAATCCAGTAGATATTATTAGTTCACTCAACATACCCCTATTAATTGTAAATGGGACAAACGATATACAAGTAACTGAAAAAGAAGCACATCTGCTTAAAGAAGCAAACCCTCAAGCTGAATTATTTATTATAGAAGGAATGAATCATATATTAAAACAAGCTCCTGCTGATAGAACAGGAAATCTTGCAACATATACAAATGCAAATTTGCCTCTTGACGAAGAACTAAGCACAAAATTAGTTCAGTTTATTTTAAAATAA
- a CDS encoding serine hydrolase, which yields MQIKRTDINSVILKVVKETTFSGVILLKDDKNNIFEESHGYANRSEEIANTIKTRFGIASGCKLFTSIAICQLVEKGLLSFNTRLDECLEFEFPHFDEAVTIHHLLTHTSGIPDYYNEEVIEDYEDLWKDRPMYVMNTLRSFLPMFQNEKMLFTPGERFHYNNTGFILLGLIVEQQTGLSFTEYVEQHIFMPCGMRESGYFSLDRLPKNTAIGYIDNDEEGTWRTNTYAIPIKGGADGGAFITAPDMMKFWNGLFSYELLSERSTNELLTPHTHEDGDDYYGYGIWIKKKNSRIYKYHVMGYDPGLSFHSSFYPDSGVTMVITSNDENGGPYKITRTLEEHVLDV from the coding sequence ATGCAAATTAAAAGAACAGACATCAATTCAGTGATATTAAAAGTTGTTAAAGAAACAACGTTTTCTGGAGTCATTTTACTAAAGGATGACAAGAATAATATTTTTGAAGAAAGTCATGGCTACGCAAATAGATCAGAAGAGATTGCTAACACAATAAAAACACGCTTTGGAATTGCCTCTGGCTGTAAATTATTCACTTCTATTGCTATTTGTCAGTTAGTAGAGAAGGGATTATTATCATTCAATACAAGGCTCGATGAGTGTTTAGAATTTGAATTCCCACACTTTGATGAAGCAGTAACGATTCATCACCTGTTAACCCATACTTCAGGTATCCCTGACTATTATAACGAGGAAGTTATTGAAGATTATGAAGACCTGTGGAAAGATAGACCAATGTATGTAATGAACACTTTAAGAAGCTTTCTGCCAATGTTCCAAAACGAGAAAATGTTGTTCACACCTGGCGAGAGATTTCATTATAATAATACCGGATTTATCTTGTTAGGACTCATTGTAGAGCAACAAACAGGTTTAAGTTTTACAGAGTATGTCGAACAGCATATTTTTATGCCATGCGGTATGAGAGAGTCAGGTTATTTTTCACTTGACAGACTACCTAAAAACACAGCTATTGGCTATATAGATAACGATGAAGAGGGTACATGGAGAACAAACACTTACGCTATTCCTATAAAAGGTGGTGCTGATGGTGGTGCATTTATAACTGCCCCTGATATGATGAAATTTTGGAATGGGCTATTTAGTTATGAATTATTAAGTGAAAGGAGTACTAACGAATTGTTAACTCCACATACTCATGAAGATGGTGATGACTACTATGGGTATGGTATATGGATTAAGAAAAAGAATAGTAGAATTTATAAATATCATGTAATGGGGTACGATCCAGGCTTATCATTTCACTCATCTTTTTACCCTGATAGTGGTGTGACGATGGTCATCACTTCAAATGATGAAAATGGAGGCCCATATAAAATAACTAGAACGCTAGAAGAGCATGTATTGGATGTTTGA
- a CDS encoding pyroglutamyl-peptidase I, whose translation MKKLLLTGFVPFLDNPINPTEDIVKKLDKTTTGNYEVFGRVLPVEFAKSGKEIIKLYEDIEPDAVISLGLAAGNNRITPERIAINCNDGAVDNTGAAMKDQLINIEGPDGVFSTLPIRRFVDALQVEGLPAEISNSAGTYLCNNVMYTMLTYLQQHNKPVPSGFVHIPASHELALKNRKLPSWSSEDLIKAVTTMIGVLDEA comes from the coding sequence ATGAAAAAACTACTATTAACAGGATTTGTTCCGTTTTTAGATAATCCTATTAATCCAACTGAAGACATTGTGAAAAAATTAGATAAAACGACTACCGGAAATTATGAAGTGTTTGGTCGTGTGCTACCAGTGGAATTTGCAAAGTCAGGTAAAGAAATAATAAAGCTCTATGAGGACATTGAACCTGACGCTGTTATTTCGTTAGGATTAGCTGCTGGAAATAACCGAATAACACCTGAAAGAATTGCAATTAATTGTAATGATGGTGCTGTTGACAATACGGGTGCAGCTATGAAAGACCAGCTGATAAATATTGAAGGGCCTGATGGTGTTTTTTCAACATTACCAATTCGCCGTTTTGTAGATGCTTTACAAGTGGAAGGACTCCCTGCAGAAATCTCTAATTCTGCTGGCACTTATTTATGTAACAATGTGATGTATACTATGCTTACATATTTGCAACAGCATAATAAACCAGTTCCGTCAGGGTTTGTCCATATTCCAGCTTCCCATGAGCTTGCCTTGAAAAATAGGAAGCTACCAAGTTGGTCTAGTGAAGATTTAATAAAGGCAGTTACAACGATGATTGGTGTGTTAGATGAAGCGTAA
- the pxpB gene encoding 5-oxoprolinase subunit PxpB, whose protein sequence is MKPFAFYPIGDSGIKIQLSDDISLHTNKNIHQVCKVLEERKVDGIVEIVPSYHCFYVYYNPLKLKIFHIVDSVEHAFHQLGAQGEEQNEVVLVPTLYGGEYGIDLTRVAQENGVSESDVIQIHSSIDYFIYMMGFLPGFPYLGGVEEAIATPRLTNPRTKVAAGFVGIADRQTGIYPVDSPGGWNIVGRTPLPLFNADSAKPFLFHAGQYIRFTPISEEEFYFIQEQVNNDKYVVKVVKK, encoded by the coding sequence TTGAAGCCATTTGCATTTTATCCTATTGGTGATTCAGGAATAAAGATTCAATTAAGCGATGATATCTCGTTACATACTAATAAGAATATTCATCAAGTCTGTAAGGTGTTAGAGGAGAGAAAGGTAGATGGCATCGTAGAAATTGTGCCATCCTACCATTGCTTTTACGTATACTATAACCCACTGAAACTGAAAATATTTCATATTGTCGATTCAGTAGAGCATGCCTTTCACCAGCTTGGAGCTCAAGGTGAGGAGCAGAATGAGGTCGTTTTAGTCCCAACTTTATATGGTGGGGAATATGGCATAGATCTCACTCGAGTGGCGCAAGAAAATGGTGTTTCAGAAAGTGATGTTATTCAAATACACTCCAGTATAGATTATTTTATATACATGATGGGTTTTTTACCTGGATTTCCTTATTTAGGCGGAGTTGAGGAGGCAATTGCTACACCTCGTCTTACAAATCCTAGAACAAAGGTTGCTGCTGGTTTTGTTGGAATTGCTGACCGTCAAACAGGGATTTATCCAGTTGATTCGCCAGGTGGCTGGAACATCGTTGGGAGGACGCCGTTACCACTTTTTAATGCTGACTCTGCAAAGCCATTTCTTTTTCATGCTGGACAGTATATTCGCTTTACACCTATTTCAGAGGAGGAGTTTTACTTTATTCAGGAACAGGTGAATAACGATAAGTACGTAGTGAAGGTAGTAAAAAAGTAA
- a CDS encoding 5-oxoprolinase subunit PxpA — translation MKSIDLNCDLGESFGAYTIGQDEAVLEYVTSANIACGFHAGDHNVMAKTVKLAKEKNVAIGAHPGLPDLIGFGRREMKVSPEDVYHFVIYQLGALQAFCTVHNVDMQHVKPHGALYNMAVKDRQIAAAIAKAVKAIDPQLILFGLANSKLIEAGHELGLTTASEVFADRTYQQDGTLTPRSEHNALIHDDNVAVNQIIGIVQEKTVTAITGENIHLHADTVCVHGDGPQALMFVKKLYKTLTDKGFSINKVGG, via the coding sequence TTGAAAAGCATTGACTTAAACTGTGATTTAGGAGAGAGCTTTGGTGCATATACGATCGGGCAAGATGAGGCTGTCCTTGAGTATGTGACATCTGCAAATATTGCTTGTGGATTCCACGCTGGGGACCATAACGTCATGGCCAAAACAGTAAAACTTGCAAAGGAAAAAAATGTAGCTATCGGTGCTCACCCAGGGCTTCCAGATTTAATTGGCTTCGGTAGGAGAGAAATGAAAGTGTCTCCGGAAGATGTATATCATTTTGTTATCTATCAACTAGGAGCGTTACAAGCATTTTGCACAGTTCATAATGTAGACATGCAGCATGTGAAGCCACACGGAGCACTGTACAATATGGCTGTAAAAGATAGACAAATTGCCGCTGCTATAGCTAAGGCCGTTAAAGCTATAGATCCACAGCTCATTCTTTTTGGTTTAGCAAACAGTAAACTTATCGAGGCCGGCCATGAACTGGGTTTAACAACAGCATCTGAAGTATTTGCTGATCGGACATATCAACAAGATGGAACATTAACACCTCGCAGTGAACATAATGCACTCATTCATGATGACAATGTAGCAGTCAATCAAATAATTGGTATCGTTCAAGAAAAAACTGTAACGGCTATAACAGGAGAAAATATACATTTACATGCTGACACAGTTTGCGTTCACGGGGATGGTCCACAAGCGTTGATGTTCGTAAAGAAACTGTATAAAACATTAACAGACAAAGGATTTTCAATTAATAAAGTAGGTGGCTAG
- a CDS encoding biotin-dependent carboxyltransferase family protein — MGKPIFFVKKKGLFTTYQDLGRYGYQKYGVPVSGAMDQLALKVGNLLVGNSIREAGIEITMLGPLLIAENKCLIAITGAHLGAKINGKPAPLWKTLLLNKGDELSFSGPQKGMRAYITVAGGFDVRTVMGSKSTYEKADIGQAIDDGDIIKCNNSYEEHTKSKLHQNGNVIRNHWLATHNVPAYGKHIVARIISSPHREQFTSTSLKTFAQTTYTVKQADRMGYRLTSPSPIEHNIGADIISEPIPVGTIQIPASGQPIILMSDRQTIGGYTTIGTVITADLSKIAQLPPGGTIQFQVVTVDVAHTLIKEERTMLAQIALGVTGCGAQALALINE; from the coding sequence ATGGGTAAGCCAATATTTTTTGTGAAAAAGAAGGGGTTATTTACAACATACCAAGATTTAGGTCGATATGGCTACCAAAAATATGGGGTGCCTGTTTCTGGTGCAATGGATCAATTAGCATTAAAGGTCGGTAACTTATTAGTTGGAAATTCCATACGTGAAGCGGGAATTGAAATTACGATGCTTGGGCCACTATTAATTGCAGAAAATAAATGTCTCATAGCAATCACCGGCGCTCATTTAGGAGCAAAAATAAACGGCAAGCCAGCACCATTGTGGAAAACACTTTTGTTGAACAAAGGTGATGAACTCTCATTCTCTGGTCCGCAGAAAGGTATGCGTGCTTATATTACTGTAGCTGGTGGCTTTGATGTGCGTACAGTAATGGGAAGTAAATCAACTTATGAAAAGGCTGATATTGGCCAAGCAATCGATGATGGAGATATTATAAAATGTAATAATTCATATGAAGAGCACACGAAATCAAAACTACATCAAAACGGTAATGTCATACGAAATCATTGGCTTGCAACACATAATGTCCCTGCATACGGAAAACATATTGTTGCTCGCATCATTAGTAGCCCTCATAGGGAACAATTCACGAGTACAAGTTTAAAAACATTCGCTCAAACTACGTATACTGTTAAACAAGCTGATCGCATGGGCTATCGCTTAACATCACCTTCACCCATTGAACATAACATCGGTGCGGACATCATCTCTGAACCAATACCAGTTGGCACCATCCAAATACCTGCAAGCGGTCAACCTATTATTTTAATGTCCGATCGACAAACGATTGGAGGTTATACAACGATAGGAACGGTCATTACTGCTGACTTATCAAAAATCGCACAGCTCCCACCAGGTGGCACGATTCAATTTCAAGTTGTTACTGTAGATGTTGCACATACGCTAATAAAAGAAGAGCGCACGATGCTTGCTCAAATCGCTTTAGGTGTAACTGGATGTGGGGCACAGGCGTTAGCGCTTATAAATGAATGA
- a CDS encoding diacylglycerol kinase: MKRARIIYNPTSGREAFKKHLPEVLQRLEQAGYETSCHATTGEGDATKAAKIAVKRRYNLVIAAGGDGTINEVVNGIAEQQYRPKLGIIPVGTTNDFARAIGVPRSINAACDILVEGESVPIDLGRVNKQYFINIAGGGRLTELTYEVPSKLKTILGQLAYYLKGIEMLPSIRPTEVEIEYDGKLFEGEIMLFLVANTNSVGGFEKLAPKSTLNDGMFDLLILKKTNLADFIRIATYALRGEHIRDPKVIYAKANRIKVQTHDKMQLNLDGEYGGLMPGEFVNLYQHIEVFVSKDKAAKMKKKS; this comes from the coding sequence ATGAAAAGAGCGCGAATTATATATAATCCAACATCAGGACGCGAAGCATTTAAGAAGCATTTACCTGAAGTACTTCAGCGGCTTGAACAAGCTGGTTATGAAACCTCATGTCATGCTACAACTGGTGAAGGTGATGCAACGAAGGCAGCAAAAATTGCTGTTAAGAGACGTTATAACCTTGTAATAGCAGCAGGTGGAGATGGTACGATTAACGAGGTTGTGAATGGAATTGCAGAACAGCAATACCGTCCTAAATTAGGGATTATACCAGTAGGAACAACGAATGATTTTGCGAGAGCAATCGGCGTACCTCGGTCAATTAATGCAGCTTGTGATATTCTCGTCGAAGGTGAATCAGTACCAATCGATTTAGGTAGAGTTAATAAGCAATATTTTATTAATATTGCAGGTGGTGGCCGCCTAACTGAATTAACGTATGAAGTACCTAGTAAGTTAAAAACGATTCTAGGACAGCTAGCATATTATTTAAAAGGGATTGAAATGCTACCTTCAATTCGTCCTACAGAAGTGGAAATTGAGTATGATGGGAAGTTATTTGAAGGAGAAATCATGCTTTTTTTAGTAGCAAACACAAACTCTGTAGGTGGCTTTGAAAAACTAGCTCCAAAATCAACATTGAACGACGGCATGTTTGATTTGCTCATTTTGAAAAAAACAAACCTTGCAGACTTTATTCGTATTGCTACATATGCGCTAAGAGGAGAGCATATTCGTGACCCGAAAGTGATTTATGCAAAAGCTAATCGCATTAAAGTGCAAACACATGATAAAATGCAATTGAACCTTGATGGGGAGTACGGTGGCTTAATGCCAGGTGAATTTGTAAATCTTTATCAGCATATAGAAGTATTTGTATCGAAAGATAAAGCCGCGAAAATGAAAAAAAAGTCATAG
- the rlmD gene encoding 23S rRNA (uracil(1939)-C(5))-methyltransferase RlmD encodes MTKEIAPIAKNEFVTVTFEDLTHDGAGVAKIDGFPLFVPQALPGETAKIKVIKTKKGYGFGRLIEIIEPSKHRVEPICPIYKQCGGCQLQHMSYEGQLSAKHKQVTDVLTRIGHIENVTVHPVIGMNDPWRYRNKAQVPVGEREGGLVAGFYQQRSHEINDMESCDIQHEQNDFVVQKVKSICEKYGVRAYDEKKHRGTLRHIMARYGQVTKEAMIVLITKTADIPQRKKIIKEIVESIPNVKSIVQNVNTKRTNVIFGDDTSVLWGNEYIYDYIGNIKFAISARSFFQVNPEQTKVLYNKALEYAELTGEETVIDAYCGIGTISLFLAQKAKQVYGVEIVPEAIEDANRNAQLNDISNAEFAVGKAEEVIPAWYEQGIHADVIVVDPPRKGCDEELLKTIIDMKPKRVVYVSCNPATLARDLRVLEAGGYETKEVQPVDMFPHTGHVECVALLSL; translated from the coding sequence ATGACAAAGGAAATAGCACCTATAGCAAAAAATGAGTTTGTGACGGTAACGTTTGAAGACCTTACTCATGATGGAGCAGGGGTCGCAAAAATTGATGGGTTTCCATTGTTCGTTCCACAGGCATTACCTGGTGAAACGGCTAAAATAAAAGTAATAAAAACAAAAAAAGGCTATGGTTTTGGGCGCTTAATCGAAATAATTGAACCGAGCAAGCACCGAGTAGAGCCAATCTGCCCGATATATAAACAATGTGGTGGTTGCCAATTGCAGCATATGAGCTATGAAGGGCAGCTTTCAGCAAAGCATAAGCAAGTAACAGACGTTTTAACTCGTATCGGACATATAGAAAATGTGACAGTGCACCCAGTCATCGGTATGAACGATCCATGGCGCTATCGGAATAAAGCACAGGTTCCAGTTGGAGAACGTGAAGGAGGACTTGTCGCAGGATTCTACCAACAAAGATCTCATGAAATTAACGATATGGAGTCTTGTGACATTCAGCACGAGCAAAATGATTTTGTCGTGCAAAAAGTTAAGTCCATTTGTGAAAAATATGGCGTTCGTGCGTATGATGAGAAAAAGCATCGTGGTACACTACGTCATATTATGGCTAGGTACGGTCAAGTTACAAAAGAAGCTATGATCGTACTCATCACCAAAACGGCGGACATCCCTCAAAGGAAAAAGATAATAAAAGAAATCGTGGAAAGCATTCCAAACGTAAAATCTATCGTTCAAAACGTCAACACAAAACGAACGAATGTTATCTTTGGTGATGATACGTCGGTTCTTTGGGGAAATGAATATATTTATGATTATATTGGCAACATTAAATTTGCCATATCAGCACGATCATTTTTTCAAGTAAACCCAGAACAAACTAAAGTACTCTATAACAAGGCGCTGGAATATGCAGAGCTTACTGGTGAAGAGACAGTCATTGACGCATACTGTGGAATTGGTACGATCTCCTTATTTTTAGCGCAAAAAGCTAAACAAGTATACGGAGTTGAAATCGTACCAGAAGCAATTGAAGATGCAAATAGAAATGCACAGTTGAACGACATATCAAATGCCGAATTTGCAGTAGGAAAAGCCGAAGAAGTCATTCCAGCATGGTATGAACAAGGGATACACGCAGACGTCATCGTGGTAGATCCACCACGTAAAGGCTGTGATGAAGAACTACTAAAAACAATTATCGACATGAAGCCTAAACGGGTTGTTTATGTGTCATGTAATCCAGCAACGTTGGCAAGAGACTTACGAGTGCTTGAAGCAGGGGGATATGAGACGAAGGAAGTACAGCCTGTTGATATGTTTCCACATACGGGGCACGTCGAGTGCGTAGCGTTGTTATCGTTGTAA
- a CDS encoding LiaF domain-containing protein, with the protein MKKTLLLSTIIVSSLILSACGNDDTAAATKKEEPEKTEVKLEVEKKDNTETEPTTEKNVENNTLIESVEREITTESTESDITTERFKINKDNAKELEVSLIQGSGDLFVSKGTHNWAEGALEYGYFDKGENDSLEAKYFRPELSFELIGDKGKINIQHDQDAFSNSPKVIKNFSLETKNIWDIDLTDEIPISLDIDTGASNTELDLRGLQLKFLGIDSGAGNINLDLSGDWDKSFDVTIDQGVGNTTVYLPTDIGVKISSSIGLGSPKFKGLNSKNNGIYVNEAYDNAEVIINLKANFGIGDKVEFIVK; encoded by the coding sequence GTGAAAAAGACGTTATTATTATCGACTATCATTGTATCTTCTTTAATACTTTCAGCTTGTGGAAATGATGATACTGCTGCTGCAACAAAAAAAGAAGAGCCAGAAAAAACCGAAGTTAAACTAGAAGTCGAAAAGAAAGATAATACGGAAACTGAACCAACAACTGAAAAGAATGTTGAAAATAATACTTTAATTGAAAGTGTTGAAAGAGAAATAACGACAGAAAGTACTGAAAGTGACATAACAACAGAAAGATTTAAAATTAATAAAGATAACGCAAAAGAGCTTGAGGTCTCGTTAATCCAAGGATCTGGGGATTTGTTTGTTTCTAAAGGTACTCATAATTGGGCAGAAGGAGCTCTTGAATATGGATACTTTGATAAAGGTGAAAATGATAGTCTAGAAGCAAAATATTTTAGACCGGAACTTTCATTTGAGTTAATTGGAGACAAAGGGAAAATAAACATTCAACATGATCAAGATGCCTTTTCAAATTCTCCTAAGGTCATTAAAAATTTTTCTCTTGAAACAAAAAATATATGGGATATTGATCTCACAGATGAAATCCCGATAAGCCTTGATATCGATACTGGAGCTTCAAACACTGAATTAGATTTAAGAGGCTTACAATTAAAATTTTTAGGTATCGATTCTGGTGCTGGCAACATAAACCTTGACTTAAGTGGGGATTGGGACAAGAGTTTTGATGTTACAATTGATCAAGGCGTAGGAAATACAACAGTATACCTTCCTACCGATATAGGAGTGAAGATCAGCTCATCAATTGGTTTGGGATCACCTAAATTTAAGGGGCTTAATTCAAAAAATAACGGTATTTATGTTAATGAAGCTTATGACAATGCAGAAGTAATTATTAATCTTAAAGCAAATTTCGGGATCGGAGATAAGGTAGAATTTATAGTGAAATAG